A region from the Takifugu rubripes chromosome 22, fTakRub1.2, whole genome shotgun sequence genome encodes:
- the st3gal3b gene encoding ST3 beta-galactoside alpha-2,3-sialyltransferase 3b isoform X3 yields MKPTHKLLFFLCPMLVLGFIYYSSGMLHLPVWGQKTQGDAEETTVAPTTGAEGSADTELETDSTVGRFVGSVYDKQGFLLQLDTKLSQELTYKYGNLSDGVCKPGYAAAKMTAIYPKFIKPAPMFLDRNFKRLAKVNSYLPPFGFKTQERIIDSILTTTKNYGLGEQLDSRSCKRCIIVGNGGILSNKSLGSRIDEYDVVVRLNEAPVSGYGKDVGTKTTMRITYPEGAIQKPDSYEKDSLFVFSAFKPLDFKWLRQMVFKEKLKGTEGFWKSVAHYVPREPTEIRILNPYFIQEAAFQFIGLPFNNGLMGKGNIPTLGTVAITMALHNCDEVAVAGFGYDMNTPHAPLHYYETVKMSAIKESWTHNIAKEKEFLRKLVRANVITDLTNGI; encoded by the exons ATGAAGCCCACACACAAGCTGCTGTTCTTCCTGTGCCCCATGCTGGTCCTGGGCTTCATCTACTACTCCTCCGGGATGCTTCATCTGCCCGTTTGGGGCCAGAAGACTC AGGGGGATGCAGAGGAGACAACTGTAGCTCCAACTACAGGGGCAGAAGGGAGTGCAGATACAG AGTTGGAAACGGACAGCACCGTGGGACGATTTGTAGGCTCAG TGTACGATAAGCAGGGCTTCCTGCTTCAGCTGGATACAAAACT GTCACAAGAGTTGACGTACAAATACGGCAACCTCAGCGACGGCGTGTGCAAGCCAGGATACGCAGCAGCTAAGATGACGGCCATCTATCCTAA GTTCATAAAACCGGCGCCCATGTTCCTCGATCGCAACTTCAAACGTTTGGCAAAAGTCAACAGCTACTTACCTCCGTTTGGCTTCAAAACACAAG AGAGAATCATAGACAGTATTTTAACCACTACAAAAAATTACGGGCTGGGAGAGCAACTGGACAG CCGGAGCTGTAAAAGATGCATCATCGTTGGAAACGGAGGGATCCTGTCCAACAAGTCGCTGGGCTCTCGGATCGACGAGTACGATGTCGTAGTGAG GTTAAATGAAGCCCCGGTCTCTGGTTACGGCAAAGACGTTGGGACCAAAACCACCATGAGGATAACGTACCCAGAAGGAGCCATCCAGAAGCCCGACAGCTACGAGAAGGACTCGCTCTTTGTGTTCTCCGCCTTCAAACCTCTGGATTTCAAGTGGCTCAGGCAGATGGTCTTCAAGGAGAAACTG AAGGGCACGGAAGGGTTTTGGAAGTCGGTGGCGCACTACGTACCCCGGGAACCCACGGAGATACGAATCCTCAACCCCTACTTCATCCAGGAGGCGGCCTTCCAGTTCATCGGCCTGCCCTTCAACAACGGCCTGATGGGTAAAGGG AACATCCCGACTCTGGGAACGGTCGCCATAACGATGGCCCTGCACAACTGCGACGAGGTGGCCGTGGCCGGGTTCGGCTACGACATGAACACGCCCCACGCGCCCCTGCACTACTACGAGACGGTCAAGATGTCCGCCATTAAAGAG TCGTGGACTCACAATATCGCCAAGGAGAAGGAATTCCTCCGCAAGCTGGTGAGGGCCAACGTCATCACAGACCTGACCAACGGCATCTGA
- the st3gal3b gene encoding CMP-N-acetylneuraminate-beta-1,4-galactoside alpha-2,3-sialyltransferase (The RefSeq protein has 1 substitution compared to this genomic sequence), with translation MKPTHKLLFFLCPMLVLGFIYYSSGMLHLPVWGQKTLYDKQGFLLQLDTKLSQELTYKYGNLSDGVCKPGYAAAKMTAIYPKFIKPAPMFLDRNFKRLAKVNSYLPPFGFKTQERIIDSILTTTKNYGLGEQLDSRSCKRCIIVGNGGILSNKSLGSRIDEYDVVVRLNEAPVSGYGKDVGTKTTMRITYPEGAIQKPDSYEKDSLFVFSAFKPLDFKWLRQMVFKEKLKGTEGFWKSVAHYVPREPTEIRILNPYFIQEAAFQFIGLPFNNGLMGKGNIPTLGTVAITMALHNCDEVAVAGFGYDMNTPHAPLHYYETFKMSAIKESWTHNIAKEKEFLRKLVRANVITDLTNGI, from the exons ATGAAGCCCACACACAAGCTGCTGTTCTTCCTGTGCCCCATGCTGGTCCTGGGCTTCATCTACTACTCCTCCGGGATGCTTCATCTGCCCGTTTGGGGCCAGAAGACTC TGTACGATAAGCAGGGCTTCCTGCTTCAGCTGGATACAAAACT GTCACAAGAGTTGACGTACAAATACGGCAACCTCAGCGACGGCGTGTGCAAGCCAGGATACGCAGCAGCTAAGATGACGGCCATCTATCCTAA GTTCATAAAACCGGCGCCCATGTTCCTCGATCGCAACTTCAAACGTTTGGCAAAAGTCAACAGCTACTTACCTCCGTTTGGCTTCAAAACACAAG AGAGAATCATAGACAGTATTTTAACCACTACAAAAAATTACGGGCTGGGAGAGCAACTGGACAG CCGGAGCTGTAAAAGATGCATCATCGTTGGAAACGGAGGGATCCTGTCCAACAAGTCGCTGGGCTCTCGGATCGACGAGTACGATGTCGTAGTGAG GTTAAATGAAGCCCCGGTCTCTGGTTACGGCAAAGACGTTGGGACCAAAACCACCATGAGGATAACGTACCCAGAAGGAGCCATCCAGAAGCCCGACAGCTACGAGAAGGACTCGCTCTTTGTGTTCTCCGCCTTCAAACCTCTGGATTTCAAGTGGCTCAGGCAGATGGTCTTCAAGGAGAAACTG AAGGGCACGGAAGGGTTTTGGAAGTCGGTGGCGCACTACGTACCCCGGGAACCCACGGAGATACGAATCCTCAACCCCTACTTCATCCAGGAGGCGGCCTTCCAGTTCATCGGCCTGCCCTTCAACAACGGCCTGATGGGTAAAGGG AACATCCCGACTCTGGGAACGGTCGCCATAACGATGGCCCTGCACAACTGCGACGAGGTGGCCGTGGCCGGGTTCGGCTACGACATGAACACGCCCCACGCGCCCCTGCACTACTACGAGACGGTCAAGATGTCCGCCATTAAAGAG TCGTGGACTCACAATATCGCCAAGGAGAAGGAATTCCTCCGCAAGCTGGTGAGGGCCAACGTCATCACAGACCTGACCAACGGCATCTGA
- the st3gal3b gene encoding ST3 beta-galactoside alpha-2,3-sialyltransferase 3b isoform X2, with amino-acid sequence MKPTHKLLFFLCPMLVLGFIYYSSGMLHLPVWGQKTQKDQRRKGVPLTAVPLRAEYRGHSTKSPQLETDSTVGRFVGSVYDKQGFLLQLDTKLSQELTYKYGNLSDGVCKPGYAAAKMTAIYPKFIKPAPMFLDRNFKRLAKVNSYLPPFGFKTQERIIDSILTTTKNYGLGEQLDSRSCKRCIIVGNGGILSNKSLGSRIDEYDVVVRLNEAPVSGYGKDVGTKTTMRITYPEGAIQKPDSYEKDSLFVFSAFKPLDFKWLRQMVFKEKLKGTEGFWKSVAHYVPREPTEIRILNPYFIQEAAFQFIGLPFNNGLMGKGNIPTLGTVAITMALHNCDEVAVAGFGYDMNTPHAPLHYYETVKMSAIKESWTHNIAKEKEFLRKLVRANVITDLTNGI; translated from the exons ATGAAGCCCACACACAAGCTGCTGTTCTTCCTGTGCCCCATGCTGGTCCTGGGCTTCATCTACTACTCCTCCGGGATGCTTCATCTGCCCGTTTGGGGCCAGAAGACTC AGAAGGACCAACGGAGGAAGGGGGTTCCATTGACAGCGGTCCCGCTAAGGGCAGAATATCGTGGTCATTCAACAAAATCAccac AGTTGGAAACGGACAGCACCGTGGGACGATTTGTAGGCTCAG TGTACGATAAGCAGGGCTTCCTGCTTCAGCTGGATACAAAACT GTCACAAGAGTTGACGTACAAATACGGCAACCTCAGCGACGGCGTGTGCAAGCCAGGATACGCAGCAGCTAAGATGACGGCCATCTATCCTAA GTTCATAAAACCGGCGCCCATGTTCCTCGATCGCAACTTCAAACGTTTGGCAAAAGTCAACAGCTACTTACCTCCGTTTGGCTTCAAAACACAAG AGAGAATCATAGACAGTATTTTAACCACTACAAAAAATTACGGGCTGGGAGAGCAACTGGACAG CCGGAGCTGTAAAAGATGCATCATCGTTGGAAACGGAGGGATCCTGTCCAACAAGTCGCTGGGCTCTCGGATCGACGAGTACGATGTCGTAGTGAG GTTAAATGAAGCCCCGGTCTCTGGTTACGGCAAAGACGTTGGGACCAAAACCACCATGAGGATAACGTACCCAGAAGGAGCCATCCAGAAGCCCGACAGCTACGAGAAGGACTCGCTCTTTGTGTTCTCCGCCTTCAAACCTCTGGATTTCAAGTGGCTCAGGCAGATGGTCTTCAAGGAGAAACTG AAGGGCACGGAAGGGTTTTGGAAGTCGGTGGCGCACTACGTACCCCGGGAACCCACGGAGATACGAATCCTCAACCCCTACTTCATCCAGGAGGCGGCCTTCCAGTTCATCGGCCTGCCCTTCAACAACGGCCTGATGGGTAAAGGG AACATCCCGACTCTGGGAACGGTCGCCATAACGATGGCCCTGCACAACTGCGACGAGGTGGCCGTGGCCGGGTTCGGCTACGACATGAACACGCCCCACGCGCCCCTGCACTACTACGAGACGGTCAAGATGTCCGCCATTAAAGAG TCGTGGACTCACAATATCGCCAAGGAGAAGGAATTCCTCCGCAAGCTGGTGAGGGCCAACGTCATCACAGACCTGACCAACGGCATCTGA
- the st3gal3b gene encoding ST3 beta-galactoside alpha-2,3-sialyltransferase 3b isoform X1 — MKPTHKLLFFLCPMLVLGFIYYSSGMLHLPVWGQKTQKDQRRKGVPLTAVPLRAEYRGHSTKSPQGDAEETTVAPTTGAEGSADTELETDSTVGRFVGSVYDKQGFLLQLDTKLSQELTYKYGNLSDGVCKPGYAAAKMTAIYPKFIKPAPMFLDRNFKRLAKVNSYLPPFGFKTQERIIDSILTTTKNYGLGEQLDSRSCKRCIIVGNGGILSNKSLGSRIDEYDVVVRLNEAPVSGYGKDVGTKTTMRITYPEGAIQKPDSYEKDSLFVFSAFKPLDFKWLRQMVFKEKLKGTEGFWKSVAHYVPREPTEIRILNPYFIQEAAFQFIGLPFNNGLMGKGNIPTLGTVAITMALHNCDEVAVAGFGYDMNTPHAPLHYYETVKMSAIKESWTHNIAKEKEFLRKLVRANVITDLTNGI, encoded by the exons ATGAAGCCCACACACAAGCTGCTGTTCTTCCTGTGCCCCATGCTGGTCCTGGGCTTCATCTACTACTCCTCCGGGATGCTTCATCTGCCCGTTTGGGGCCAGAAGACTC AGAAGGACCAACGGAGGAAGGGGGTTCCATTGACAGCGGTCCCGCTAAGGGCAGAATATCGTGGTCATTCAACAAAATCAccac AGGGGGATGCAGAGGAGACAACTGTAGCTCCAACTACAGGGGCAGAAGGGAGTGCAGATACAG AGTTGGAAACGGACAGCACCGTGGGACGATTTGTAGGCTCAG TGTACGATAAGCAGGGCTTCCTGCTTCAGCTGGATACAAAACT GTCACAAGAGTTGACGTACAAATACGGCAACCTCAGCGACGGCGTGTGCAAGCCAGGATACGCAGCAGCTAAGATGACGGCCATCTATCCTAA GTTCATAAAACCGGCGCCCATGTTCCTCGATCGCAACTTCAAACGTTTGGCAAAAGTCAACAGCTACTTACCTCCGTTTGGCTTCAAAACACAAG AGAGAATCATAGACAGTATTTTAACCACTACAAAAAATTACGGGCTGGGAGAGCAACTGGACAG CCGGAGCTGTAAAAGATGCATCATCGTTGGAAACGGAGGGATCCTGTCCAACAAGTCGCTGGGCTCTCGGATCGACGAGTACGATGTCGTAGTGAG GTTAAATGAAGCCCCGGTCTCTGGTTACGGCAAAGACGTTGGGACCAAAACCACCATGAGGATAACGTACCCAGAAGGAGCCATCCAGAAGCCCGACAGCTACGAGAAGGACTCGCTCTTTGTGTTCTCCGCCTTCAAACCTCTGGATTTCAAGTGGCTCAGGCAGATGGTCTTCAAGGAGAAACTG AAGGGCACGGAAGGGTTTTGGAAGTCGGTGGCGCACTACGTACCCCGGGAACCCACGGAGATACGAATCCTCAACCCCTACTTCATCCAGGAGGCGGCCTTCCAGTTCATCGGCCTGCCCTTCAACAACGGCCTGATGGGTAAAGGG AACATCCCGACTCTGGGAACGGTCGCCATAACGATGGCCCTGCACAACTGCGACGAGGTGGCCGTGGCCGGGTTCGGCTACGACATGAACACGCCCCACGCGCCCCTGCACTACTACGAGACGGTCAAGATGTCCGCCATTAAAGAG TCGTGGACTCACAATATCGCCAAGGAGAAGGAATTCCTCCGCAAGCTGGTGAGGGCCAACGTCATCACAGACCTGACCAACGGCATCTGA
- the st3gal3b gene encoding ST3 beta-galactoside alpha-2,3-sialyltransferase 3b isoform X5 — translation MKPTHKLLFFLCPMLVLGFIYYSSGMLHLPVWGQKTLYDKQGFLLQLDTKLSQELTYKYGNLSDGVCKPGYAAAKMTAIYPKFIKPAPMFLDRNFKRLAKVNSYLPPFGFKTQERIIDSILTTTKNYGLGEQLDSRSCKRCIIVGNGGILSNKSLGSRIDEYDVVVRLNEAPVSGYGKDVGTKTTMRITYPEGAIQKPDSYEKDSLFVFSAFKPLDFKWLRQMVFKEKLKGTEGFWKSVAHYVPREPTEIRILNPYFIQEAAFQFIGLPFNNGLMGKGNIPTLGTVAITMALHNCDEVAVAGFGYDMNTPHAPLHYYETVKMSAIKESWTHNIAKEKEFLRKLVRANVITDLTNGI, via the exons ATGAAGCCCACACACAAGCTGCTGTTCTTCCTGTGCCCCATGCTGGTCCTGGGCTTCATCTACTACTCCTCCGGGATGCTTCATCTGCCCGTTTGGGGCCAGAAGACTC TGTACGATAAGCAGGGCTTCCTGCTTCAGCTGGATACAAAACT GTCACAAGAGTTGACGTACAAATACGGCAACCTCAGCGACGGCGTGTGCAAGCCAGGATACGCAGCAGCTAAGATGACGGCCATCTATCCTAA GTTCATAAAACCGGCGCCCATGTTCCTCGATCGCAACTTCAAACGTTTGGCAAAAGTCAACAGCTACTTACCTCCGTTTGGCTTCAAAACACAAG AGAGAATCATAGACAGTATTTTAACCACTACAAAAAATTACGGGCTGGGAGAGCAACTGGACAG CCGGAGCTGTAAAAGATGCATCATCGTTGGAAACGGAGGGATCCTGTCCAACAAGTCGCTGGGCTCTCGGATCGACGAGTACGATGTCGTAGTGAG GTTAAATGAAGCCCCGGTCTCTGGTTACGGCAAAGACGTTGGGACCAAAACCACCATGAGGATAACGTACCCAGAAGGAGCCATCCAGAAGCCCGACAGCTACGAGAAGGACTCGCTCTTTGTGTTCTCCGCCTTCAAACCTCTGGATTTCAAGTGGCTCAGGCAGATGGTCTTCAAGGAGAAACTG AAGGGCACGGAAGGGTTTTGGAAGTCGGTGGCGCACTACGTACCCCGGGAACCCACGGAGATACGAATCCTCAACCCCTACTTCATCCAGGAGGCGGCCTTCCAGTTCATCGGCCTGCCCTTCAACAACGGCCTGATGGGTAAAGGG AACATCCCGACTCTGGGAACGGTCGCCATAACGATGGCCCTGCACAACTGCGACGAGGTGGCCGTGGCCGGGTTCGGCTACGACATGAACACGCCCCACGCGCCCCTGCACTACTACGAGACGGTCAAGATGTCCGCCATTAAAGAG TCGTGGACTCACAATATCGCCAAGGAGAAGGAATTCCTCCGCAAGCTGGTGAGGGCCAACGTCATCACAGACCTGACCAACGGCATCTGA
- the st3gal3b gene encoding ST3 beta-galactoside alpha-2,3-sialyltransferase 3b isoform X4, which yields MKPTHKLLFFLCPMLVLGFIYYSSGMLHLPVWGQKTQLETDSTVGRFVGSVYDKQGFLLQLDTKLSQELTYKYGNLSDGVCKPGYAAAKMTAIYPKFIKPAPMFLDRNFKRLAKVNSYLPPFGFKTQERIIDSILTTTKNYGLGEQLDSRSCKRCIIVGNGGILSNKSLGSRIDEYDVVVRLNEAPVSGYGKDVGTKTTMRITYPEGAIQKPDSYEKDSLFVFSAFKPLDFKWLRQMVFKEKLKGTEGFWKSVAHYVPREPTEIRILNPYFIQEAAFQFIGLPFNNGLMGKGNIPTLGTVAITMALHNCDEVAVAGFGYDMNTPHAPLHYYETVKMSAIKESWTHNIAKEKEFLRKLVRANVITDLTNGI from the exons ATGAAGCCCACACACAAGCTGCTGTTCTTCCTGTGCCCCATGCTGGTCCTGGGCTTCATCTACTACTCCTCCGGGATGCTTCATCTGCCCGTTTGGGGCCAGAAGACTC AGTTGGAAACGGACAGCACCGTGGGACGATTTGTAGGCTCAG TGTACGATAAGCAGGGCTTCCTGCTTCAGCTGGATACAAAACT GTCACAAGAGTTGACGTACAAATACGGCAACCTCAGCGACGGCGTGTGCAAGCCAGGATACGCAGCAGCTAAGATGACGGCCATCTATCCTAA GTTCATAAAACCGGCGCCCATGTTCCTCGATCGCAACTTCAAACGTTTGGCAAAAGTCAACAGCTACTTACCTCCGTTTGGCTTCAAAACACAAG AGAGAATCATAGACAGTATTTTAACCACTACAAAAAATTACGGGCTGGGAGAGCAACTGGACAG CCGGAGCTGTAAAAGATGCATCATCGTTGGAAACGGAGGGATCCTGTCCAACAAGTCGCTGGGCTCTCGGATCGACGAGTACGATGTCGTAGTGAG GTTAAATGAAGCCCCGGTCTCTGGTTACGGCAAAGACGTTGGGACCAAAACCACCATGAGGATAACGTACCCAGAAGGAGCCATCCAGAAGCCCGACAGCTACGAGAAGGACTCGCTCTTTGTGTTCTCCGCCTTCAAACCTCTGGATTTCAAGTGGCTCAGGCAGATGGTCTTCAAGGAGAAACTG AAGGGCACGGAAGGGTTTTGGAAGTCGGTGGCGCACTACGTACCCCGGGAACCCACGGAGATACGAATCCTCAACCCCTACTTCATCCAGGAGGCGGCCTTCCAGTTCATCGGCCTGCCCTTCAACAACGGCCTGATGGGTAAAGGG AACATCCCGACTCTGGGAACGGTCGCCATAACGATGGCCCTGCACAACTGCGACGAGGTGGCCGTGGCCGGGTTCGGCTACGACATGAACACGCCCCACGCGCCCCTGCACTACTACGAGACGGTCAAGATGTCCGCCATTAAAGAG TCGTGGACTCACAATATCGCCAAGGAGAAGGAATTCCTCCGCAAGCTGGTGAGGGCCAACGTCATCACAGACCTGACCAACGGCATCTGA